The following are from one region of the Salvia hispanica cultivar TCC Black 2014 chromosome 1, UniMelb_Shisp_WGS_1.0, whole genome shotgun sequence genome:
- the LOC125219034 gene encoding uncharacterized protein LOC125219034, which produces MKETIFMRVLFCKIHCSLMCFCKPSAAHLYTSKPLKLESAPHVAPSTVYAKEEQCVEVKREAAVVKSCVRKSCLRPNSTREVGKKKVQWMDHLGKELAEIREFESSESGDTDNEDESSRCLCVIL; this is translated from the exons ATGAAGGAAACCATTTTCATGAGGGTATTGTTCTGCAAGATCCACTGTTCATTGATGTGCTTCTGCAAGCCCTCTGCTGCTCATCTCTACACTTCAAAGCCATTGAAACTGGAAAGTGCTCCACATGTCGCTCCTTCGACAGTTTATGCTAAGGAAGAACAGTGTGTTGAAGTGAAGCGTGAAGCTGCTGTGGTAAAAAGCTGCGTACGGAAGTCCTGTCTTCGTCCCAACTCCACCAGAGAAGTTGGGAAGAAAAAAGTGCAGTGGATGGACCACCTGGGGAAGGAACTTGCTGAGATCAGGGAATTTGAATCAAG TGAGTCTGGAGATACTGATAACGAAGATGAAAGCAGCCGTTGTCTCTGTGTCATTCTCTGA
- the LOC125219028 gene encoding ruBisCO large subunit-binding protein subunit beta, chloroplastic → MAGLSSVGSLAAPGSRVLDDKIAVSSSRLSSLASISASSLGRRKNVALRKSRPSQITAAAKDLYFNNDGSAIKRLQVGVNKLADLVGVTLGPKGRNVVLESKYGAPKIVNDGVTVAREVELEDPVENIGAKLVRQAAAKTNDLAGDGTTTSVVLAQGLITEGVKVVAAGANPVLITRGIEKTTKALVAELQAISKEVEDSELADVAAVSAGNNYEVGNMIAEALSKVGRKGVVTLEEGRSADNNLYVVEGMQFDRGYISPYFVTDSEKMTIEYENCKLLLVDKKITNARDLINVLEDAIRGSYPVLIIAEDIEQEALGTLVVNKLRGALKVAALKAPGFGERKSQYLDDIATLTGGTVIREEVGLTLDKAGKEVLGHAAKVVLSKDSTTIVGDGSTQDAINKRVSQIKNLIEAADQDYEKEKLNERIAKLSGGVAVIQVGAQTETELKEKKLRVEDALNATKAAVEEGIVVGGGCTLLRLASKVDAIKDTLDNVEEKVGADIVKRALSYPLKLIAKNAGVNGSVVSEKVLSSDNPKYGYNAATGQYEDLMAAGIIDPTKVVRCCLEHASSVAKTFLMSDCVVVEIKEPEPVVAGTPMDNSGYGY, encoded by the exons ATGGCTGGCCTTTCCTCAGTCGGTTCATTGGCTGCTCCCGGCAGCAGGGTTCTTGATGATAAGATCGCAGTTTCATCCAGCAGGTTGTCATCTCTTGCTTCCATATCCGCTAGTTCGCTTGGGAGGAGAAAGAATGTGGCCCTCCGCAAATCACGCCCTTCTCAGATAACAGCTGCTGCGAAGGACTTGTACTTCAACAACGATGGCTCAGCCATCAAGAGGCTTCAG GTTGGTGTTAACAAACTTGCGGATCTAGTTGGTGTCACCCTTGGACCCAAGGGAAGGAATGTCGTGCTTGAAAGCAAGTATGGTGCACCAAAAATTGTCAACGATGGAGTTACAGTGGCTCGAGAG GTTGAGTTGGAGGATCCAGTTGAGAACATAGGAGCTAAATTGGTAAGACAAGCAGCTGCTAAGACAAACGACCTGGCTGGGGATGGGACAACAACATCTGTTGTTCTTGCACAAGGGCTTATTACCGAAGGTGTCAAG GTAGTCGCTGCTGGAGCAAACCCTGTCCTTATTACTAGGGGAATTGAAAAGACTACCAAGGCATTGGTTGCTGAACTGCAAGCAATATCTAAAGAG GTTGAAGATAGTGAACTAGCAGATGTTGCTGCTGTAAGTGCGGGAAACAACTATGAAGTGGGGAATATGATAGCTGAGGCCTTGAGCAAAGTTGGTAGGAAAGGTGTTGTTACTCTTGAAGAGGGACGAAGTGCAGACAACAATCTTTACGTTGTTGAAGGAATGCAGTTTGACCGTGGCTACATCTCTCCCTACTTTGTAACTGACAGCGAGAAAATGACTATTGAGTATGAGAATTGCAAG TTGTTGCTTGTTGacaagaaaataacaaatgcAAGGGATCTCATTAATGTCCTGGAGGATGCCATTAGAGGCAGTTATCCTGTGTTGATAATTGCTGAAGATATTGAGCAAGAAGCTCTAGGAACTCTTGTTGTGAACAAGCTCAGGGGGGCGCTCAAAGTTGCCGCTCTTAAAGCTCCAGGATTTGGGGAGAGAAAGAGTCAGTATCTTGATGACATTGCTACTTTGACCGGAG GAACTGTGATCAGGGAGGAAGTCGGGCTAACCTTAGACAAGGCTGGCAAGGAAGTTTTGGGTCATGCTGCCAAGGTGGTGTTGTCTAAGGATTCCACTACAATAGTTGGGGATGGTAGCACTCAAGACGCTATAAACAAACGTGTCTCTCAAATTAAAAACCTCATTGAG GCGGCTGATCAAGATTACGAGAAGGAGAAGCTAAATGAGAGAATCGCAAAGCTATCAGGAGGGGTTGCTGTGATTCAg GTTGGAGCACAAACTGAAACAGAGCTGAAAGAGAAGAAGCTTAGAGTAGAAGATGCTCTCAATGCCACTAAG GCTGCTGTTGAGGAAGGAATCGTTGTTGGGGGTGGATGCACGCTATTGAGGCTTGCATCCAAAGTAGACGCAATCAAGGATACTCTTGATAATGTCGAGGAAAAG GTTGGAGCAGATATTGTGAAAAGAGCTTTGAGTTATCCATTGAAATTGATAGCCAAGAATGCTGGTGTTAATGGAAGTGTTGTTAGTGAAAAG GTGTTGTCAAGTGACAACCCAAAATACGGATACAATGCTGCGACCGGACAGTATGAAGATCTCATGGCTGCAGGAATTATTGACCCGACTAAG GTGGTGAGGTGTTGCTTAGAGCACGCATCTTCGGTGGCAAAGACGTTCTTGATGTCGGACTGCGTAGTGGTGGAGATCAAGGAGCCTGAGCCAGTTGTGGCAGGAACCCCAATGGACAACTCAGGGTATGGTTACTAA